The genomic stretch CATGTCCCTAAATTAAGTAGAAATGTTAAACTGTTTGAAACATATTTGGTTTGTAAATAAATGATAATTGGACTTAGTGAAAGATTCTAATTATAGAAGAAacttttctaaaatttttaaaaattataataagttGTATTATTGGTTGAATTCTAAGGTGTATGTGGTAAAATGATTTCAAGTCATCGTCTGTGGATAGATGTATGATAGGGATAACAGTGGACAGAGTGGATTAAAACCTGAATTTTTTGAGAGGGTTAACAAGTTTTTGCATATGTCTTTAACATGGAACCGTTTAGGACCCAAAGATAACACTACACCTCTATCGTAATGGGCTCAAGGATGGATATTGGATGTAGATGAAACATGAAGAAATGGGTAAGCAGGTTAATTGGTCTGCCACGAGTTCCAATAGGCCTGTGGGTTGATCAACGGGAGTTGGGATGGTTAGAGAACTAAATATGAAAGCAATGAATTGAAAAGGTAACCAAGAGAGATACAACGAAATGGTGTTTAATGTCATTGGTGTTACCAATATGAAAGATGCTCAGCAAGAGCCTAACCCGAAGGTAAAGAGATTTTATCATCTATTAGAATTTATTGCGAAATCTTTGTTCGATGGGTTCATTCGAAACTGTCTGCTTGTATTAGAATGATGAACATTAAATCTGATTCAAATCATATTTAAGAGTCTTTTGATCAGCAGTTCACCCTTTGCAACAAATTAGTACCTGTTGGAAACTCGCATCCTCCGGAGTCACTACAAAGCAAAGAAGTTAGTTTCGAAATTAGGGTCAAATTCGGTAAAATCAATTGTTACTTGAATGATTGTATGCTGTATTACAAGACTTACGTAGACCTAATTGCTTGTAGATTTTGTGATGCACCGAGGTTTTAAGCCGAAAGAGAACGAATTTGTAAACAACGGGAAAAAAGAATTCCAAACAAATGATGCACTACATGCCTCCAATCCCAAGGCTAAAATAGTTGTATGTATCGATAAGTTCCTCCCCTCATTACTTGATCAAATCCTCTATTTAAATAGTGTCAATTGCACATCTAAAATCAATTTTGAGCCATCTGCGTAATCACCTACTTATATTTTGCCAAAAAAATTTgctatttaatttatattacgTTACTCTAaactcttttttaaaatttcaccAGAGTTTTTTCTACAATTAAGACCCTCAATTTTAGGGTAAAATAAATACAGCTCAATATTACACAATTGTCCTAAATGAAGAATGGTATATGCGTGTCCGAATTTAGATTCAATTCTATGTAAATCAAATTAActtgattcgatttactactTCTATAGCACACACATGCATAAGttaattgtttatttattttatatcaactttaaaacataaatgtcaattaaaaaatactttcaatgcaatttggattcaaataaaaaaaaatcaaaacgaataagaatagaaatataatttttctattttagttcaaattctagaaaatttatatttttataaacttataaatgtaaaatagaatattaaacgatttctaaaaatatattaaaaaacatTATTTGACTCATTAGCATCTAAAAAATCATTATCAggattttttatgttaaaaaaattaatataaagtaTAATCCTCCAAAGTGACATAGgagttaaaatttgaatttttttagagttagaaataataaataattatatatatataatgaccAACTATATTTATACGACATGTAATTtgagaaataattaaaatactatattaattaaattatcatttaatttgtgaaaataactataaaaattaatgattttatatatactctaaaaaatttaaagcaTAAGTTTTATATGTATATGGTGCAAAAGTAATAAATTGAAtaaactaaatttaatttacattaaaaaattataaattaaatttaattaatttaatttatataaatttattttaaaatatatatgtaagCTAATTCGCTTTAAGATATTAGTGTAATTTTGATcctcaaataatttaattatgtGAATTACCCAATATATATCTTTTGCGAGCTATTAAATTGCCagaaattttatttaagataGTGGTGCACACGGTTTATCACCTTAGAATGGTGATTAGCGGTACTTTATCCCATTATTAgctttggtgaaatcggaggtATCCATTTTTTAGTTGGCTAAATAATATTGTGTATAAATTGcacacaataatttttttattatttatttttttttttggaaagaaTTAGAAAATTGTATcctataatttttattttttaattttttattaaaaataaaattatactctAAGATTTAtgctttttaaaaataaaaaattttaaaattaaaatcgaatccgtattaaaaaattaaaaaattttaaaatgctTTTTGACATTCTGATTTTAcattttacaaaattaaaaataaaaaaatttacgatattaaaattggacgtttctattttgttttttttccaAACGATCTCcatattttgtttaaaaagcaAAAATACATTATACTTGAAAATATTACCTTCTAAACccgtattttttttttttggtttttgcaATTGATAGGGGTGGAttattaaaatatgtttattatTTCACTGCAACACTAGTGGCTAAGCAGAAAATACACTGTATGAACTTATATTAAAAGTGAAGCTATGTTTAGtgaattaataatatataataataaacctttaattttcatgtttaattaatttaattacccAAAACTTttccaaaaagaagcaaaataTGCTGGCGCCGATGCAGAAAACTGTTCAAAGTAGTGCACCTTATGAATTGAATATTGACAAAAGCAAACACAGACAAAGTCTGAAAGTGATGCACTTTCAAGTCATGCCAAGGGTAATACTGAAActgtaaaataaaatattggttcaCTAAGATTAATAGATTTTCTCATCGATCGATAAGATTTTTTTCTCAacaaaaaattgtttttcactgcCACTAATGTCTGGATGTTATAGATCTATTGATTGATGGGAGCAACTTATTCTCAAAGGCATCTAACTGACATTGGGGAGAAAAAAAAGTGCTGCCATAATTAAGATTTCAtcagatttttttaattattatttccaataatttgattaatttcattggatatttcactatTTATTGTGCCATTTTATCTTCATGACCAATCCTCGTTTTAAAACCTTGCTTTTAAAGTTTTATTAACTATTCTTCTGATGATATCCTTTTTCTAGTAATTTATTCTAGAAATTCTATATAGTAATTAATGTAAGTAATCTTAGTgagaaatcaaaataaaaatttgaattaaagtTACATATAATCgaaatgaaaaattatgagtgcaattaaagaattaattttttttcaattaatatcaatcaatatatttttttaggtATTTCTGCTTTATTGTTGATTGAatcttaaatattaaattttaatttttaaattataaattctaatcctaaatttcaaatattctgaaaaaataagaattaaaaaattattcttcaATAAAATGTTGACTAATGTCAACTACTTAAAAGttagttttttatatttttttaaaaaaatatttccaaGGCCATGTGTgagtatttatttattctttaagaaaaaatgaataaaaaaaattgtgcaGACGCTTCAGAAGAAAATTGTTTTCCAAAGCGTGTGGAGATAAAAAGCGTAAAGCCCTTTTCATATGGAGAGATTCTTGTGGCTAATGATAGAAAGTGAAAGGAGCAAAAAAGCATATTATTTAACGTTTCATTGTGCCTAAAAGCCATCTAGTTCAAATCAAAAAAGGGAAATTCGTTTGAGTAATACATTTCTATAGTTTTATTATTCTTACCACTAATAACAAGTATATGGTACCTCTGACCCCAGAAAATGACTAGCACAAAAATATGTAGAGTAAAAATTTTGTTACTATTATTAGAAGGAACCTTCTTTATAAGTTATAAGCTCTATGCATTTTAATACTTATAGGCATGCATGTATACGCATAATTTTCTTAGAAACTGCGTCCCCTTTTGTATTTATCGATGGACACTTTGCTTAGTGAGGTAAAAATGTATATTAGACATTGAAATCTACACTCTACAATATAATTGTTGGTTTCTATACCATAAAATACTTTTAGTTATGCTCATTCATTCATAACAAAACTATATAGATATAATTTACCGAAAAGAGTTATAGATGCATGTCCTTCTTATTATGCAATGTTCATGGTATTTTTGTGATATTAAATTGTTATTTGCCAAGGGAACTTTAATTTCAGACTTGCCCTGAAGATTTTTTCTCCCCCCTTTGACTCTATCTTTGCTAAGATTATTGCATTAAATTTGGATATTTAGAAGGGTAAGAGGCTTGTCTATATTTTGCGTTTTTGTGCTTCGTTTCTGATTTTCCTAATAAccaaaatatataagaacaaaaTATGATTATGATAAGATTCTTAAATCAATCAcctttcattttctttgttaACCTTGTTGGGCATGTCtcaatttctttattttgaGCCTAGCTGCCTAACCAGATTCCTTATGcataaatgattttttttttatttttctttttatttttgtgttagGTTCTGGTGATAAATCAATTGCTGGGATATGTAGGGATTATGTGTAGTTGGAATTTATAAACAGAAGGGCCCATTTGTACTAAAATAAAAGGAAACTTCCCAAGATATCACCTGTCTTGCTTTTAATTGATGATGATACTGATCTTGATGAGAATCAAGTGTGAAAAAAATGAATTGgggcaatttaatttctgtttttttttcctGATATTTTCGTTCTAGAATTTTagagaaatatataaataataaaaaataaatttatctcTTGTTTTTCGCATTTTCTatcataaaatattataaaatgcaaaaataaaataaaacaaaacaagaaacgTTAACAttaagcacaaaaaaaaaatgcatgaaATAAGCCACAAATGCTGAAGAAAGACGTGGTGTGATCTGCttcctccttttcttgttcgtaAAGTTTAGTATAAAAGCTGAAAGAGTACTATGATTTTTGGGGACATTTAAAAGAAAATCATGCTTAACCTTCTTTCAACGCGTCTTGGTTCTCACTTGGTGACAGATATAGGTTAAACacaatttcattttttattttggtaattaaagaaagattttggaaaaaaaaaaaaatataaactcCATTCCAAGAGAGATAAGTTAAACCCAGAAGCCACAATTTCAACTTgctttgaaaaataaattctaaaatcttaAATAGGTCAACGAGGCAAAACTCCTAATCACTTGATCTGACATATATAACAAGACTTTGACATATGGTTCATCATCACCTATAAGCTAAGGTTCTGAATTCTTTTATGGTTTTGAAGTCAAATAAATTAGGAAGGTAGATAGTTAGTAAGGATTAATATCAATAAGATGACATAAACAATTAGATCAAAGGATATATAATTAATCTTGTGTCGGTTTCAATAACTGAAAATTTATACAATAATGAGAATACTTGGTATTTTACAATAACGTATTCATGTATTAATAAAAacaccaaaaaagaaaaaaaaaacttggaTGATTAAATACATATGATCATCTCCTTCCTATTATCCTTCTTGTAAACAAAGTTTCATTATAATTTGAAGCAAATCTCTCCATGAGATTTCTCAACTGAAACTTgtttagtttaaaaaaaaaaaaacagaagcaTAGCATGCATCTAACCATAGAtgcgaaaaaaagaaaaataaataaaaaaacaagtAATATTTGTTGTCAATCTCCCCTGAAACCTTCCTGAGAATAGGCATGCTACGATGATATGATAGCATACACTAAGATAGTGATTGAAAAACCATTTTAGTACTTCCGAGAACCCAAGCTGAAAAACCCAtgcctttttttctttctatttccCTTCACACCCAAAAACACCTTCCGTCTGTGATTTTTTCTGATCATACAGCACAACCCAAACCTCTGGCTTCAGATCCTTTCATGATTCTTAGCCTCTTACACGAAGTCACAAACATGTCCCAAGGAACATCTCCAACTAGCATCCAGTCACCATCCTTGTCTTCATATGTTGGTGCATAATCAGATCCCTTATACCCTTCCTTCTCAGAGTACTCACCTGaaaaaaccaaaaccaaaacctttaatttttacaataaaaaGGTAAAAAAGATTTAACCTTTGGGGTTTAAACTTTGATGGGTTTTAGTTGTAGTTGCTGTAGTTGTACTGCTACTCACCTATAGTCAACTTGAACATGTTTTCAAGGGCTTTGAGGAGTTGTGGATAGCCTCCATAGATCTTCAAATCAATCTTTCTGAGGTAAGGTGCTCCATCCATGCTCACCTTCACATAGATCCCACCTGCAGCCTCAGATTGTTCCTGAAGGCTGTTCTTCCTGTATGATCTAATTGGTGGCCACCCCACTATCTTTGCCCTGCACCCATCATCATCCATTTAATTAGTTACTAATACTAGCTCAGAAATATCACAGAGTCAAACTATCAAACAGGTTGCATgcatgagaaaagaaaagaaagaaaagaaacttACTTGGAAGGAGGGGGTGCAGCATCATCATCAGTGTTCTTAGCAATATTAGAGCACTTAGATCCACAGTCCTGAGCAGGAGAAGTTTCTTCATGAGGCAATTGCAATGGCCTcttgtttgatgaagatgatgctGATGATTTTTCTTGATCAATAATAGGAATATTCTGTTGAAGATGAGTCCCTGGCAAACCCAATGTGAGTTCTGTTGCCTTAAGGTTCTTGATATCATTCTCATATGCGGATGCTGATGTTGCCATCTTCACAAGAATGAGATTATGAGATGTGATGCAAATGAAAGAGGTTTTGTTTTATAGAAGGTAGCTAAGGTAATGCGTTGTTATGAAGAGAGAGAATAAGGCGTTGTTTGGATGGATGCATGAATTAAGGACAAAGACAAGGGAAGAGGTGTCGGTAGAAGGAGCAGCAACTTAAAAGCAACATGTCCCTACATTTTCAGGACAAGGTTGGGACACACGTTTATGTGATGGATGGATAGAATTGACGGTCAAGATGTGGTTTGGGAGATAAATCAGGAGCGTTGGCTTTAAGGAAAGTGGGGAAGGGAACATGCCCATGTGAATGGTAGGCCATCCCATCCTTCGCATCTGCCTCttctcctttttatttttattgctctTCTGGGGCCCTCTTTGCCATGTGATATAAACTACTACCTCGCACACCACACCATACCATGCCATACCATCCTCAACCATTTACCCTAAACAATAAACAAAACACCATTCTTTCCAAGggaaaaaagaaacaaaggaaCTTGTATATCAACTCGGCTAGTAAGTAGTAACCAATAAGAAATGCAATTTAGATTGCATCTCAAgacctaaaaaaaaaaaaaagaattgtaaatatttttttagtaatgagatgttttattttgtaaatattatatattttttggttATTAGATTTGTGGATTAAAAATTCATtctcaaaaaattataaatattttttttaattggatatTTCTTTTTTTGCATCTGTATTCTAAGtctcaataaattttttattaaggaATGAAAAAACATCtataatatacaaaaaaaattcaaattatatataaaaaacatCCAAATTATGTCGAAAAAAATTCAAATCACACTAAATTCATTCTCAAGGAGTTTGTGGATGTTTCTTTTTGTGTAATTGGATGTTTTTTTCTTTGTAAAACGATATTCACATTCTAAACCTCATTacattttttaataaagaacgaaaaatattcataataaactaaaaaattccAATTATCAGGACGGAGCTAGACTAACTATTTAGGTGGCAATGTTTAATAATTTactgaaaatattttatattactatttctaatgataaaattaaaaaaaaaactaaatatataatCAGGTAAAGTACTATTTTGGTCCCCTATGTTTGGGGTGAATTCTGTTTTAGTCCCCAACGTTTAAACTGttctattttaataaaaaaaaagttttgatttACATCAATCAGGTCCTGCCGTTAAGTGGGTGTCAAATTATTGACGCCGTGTCCGACGTGGCAAGGGAGAGGTGACAGTGGTTAATAGACGTGTAATCCTTTCCGCCTTTGGACAGAACGCATGCTTACCctgactcttcttcttcttcttgtgaaGCACGAAACGCAAACAAGAAGCCACAAACCCTATCGATCGTCACTGAAGGCTTGCGATTCGCAACCAGAGAAGTGACATTGTCCTTCAGGAACGTTAAAGGTCCACAGCAGCAGTTAGTTTGAAACCCTTGCTTTCCGGAAGAAGATCGTATCAGGTATTCCGTTATCAAATCTTCTGAACccatttggttttcatcttaaTGCATGTTGATATGTAATGATGTATGTTGATGTGTGATTGTTTTGTTTTATAGTTTCATATTcgtttcttgttttgttttcaaaGTTTTTATTTTGCCCTAGTgattgtatttatgcatttctGTTGTTGTTGATCAATGTGAAAATTTTATGAAGTGTATTATGTTTGTGTAACAAATTTGTTCGAAAAATGAGTTATTTTAGTGTCAAGAtacaccatgggagaagtttGAGTTTGATGGTAAACCTTTACACTATGTGGGGGGTGAGATTTGATAGTAGACTATTGTGATGAAGATAGGTGGAGTAGGTTCGAGGCTATGGAGATAGTGCTTGAACAGGGATATGTGGTAGAGAATATCGCTGCAATGTGGTATAAGTCTCTGAAAGATGAAACAGATATAGGGTTGAGAATGCTTCACACAGATAAGGATGACATGGACATGGCTAGAATTGGAATGAGGGACAACATGGTGGAGATTTTTGTTGTTCACAAAGATGCTGCTACTACTAGGAAAGGCTGCACTATTGAGAAAGTTGAAGACATAGATGGTGGTGAGCCTGCTGCATTCACTGCAGACACTGTTGGGCCTGGTCCAATTATGTTGCACAAGGTCCAATCATTTGCTCAGGCCAAGGTGGGTAAGAAGCCCAAGGTGGTGACAGAAGCCCAGAATGATGTGCTGGAGGATGATAATGAATATAGGTCAGAGAGGTCAGATTTTTCGGGTGATGATGAATCTGAGGATGATGACTACCAGTCAGGAAATGATGATGAGGGGGACGGTGATGAATAATGGAGTGAAAATAGCTCTGGAAATAGTGATCTGGAGGTTGCATTTAATGACAGCGTGATGATCGGAATGGTGATGGGGGTTTGTATGATGTTGAAGTCACAACTACAACAGATTCCCAAAAGCTGAAACAGAGTGTTCCAATTGAGATAGTACAAGGAGAGCAAAGTGGCAGTGTTAATAAGGGTAAGGAGCAAGTGGTGGCTGCTGGACTAAGGGATGAGGATGATGGGTATGAGAGTGAGGGGTTGTGGGATGTCCCTGTAAGTGATGATGAAggagatcccttgttgaggagGTACCCGTTGTATAAGAGTTTGAAGAATATGAAGGATTATAAATGGGAGGTTGGGATAATGTACGTAGATAGGAATGCTTTTAAGGAATGTGTAACGAGTTATGCTGTGCACAGTAGCAGAGGAATATGGTTCTCAAAGTGTGATAGCCATAggtgcaaagatgtttgcaaaGAAGGTTGCAAGTGGTTTGCTTACTGCCATAAGATGAAGAGAGAGGATACATGGCAACTGACTAGCTgttacaaaaaaacacacatgCTTTAAGGCAACCAAGATTGGTATAATGAGTTCTTAGTGGCTGAGTAAGGCTTTTATGAAGAAGATCTGTGAAAACCCAAAAATCAAGTTGAGAACTTTGATAAAGAAGGCTCATAGCAAGTGGAATGTGGATCTCACAATAACCAAAGCTGCCAGAGTGAAGCAGCAAGCCCTGCATGAAATTAATGGTACTTATGGAGAGCAATATAGGAGGATTCATGACTATGCTGCGGAGTTACTGAGGTCAAATCCGGGTTTCACTGTTCAGATACAAGTGGAGAGACCTCCTAAATTTCAGTTAGAGACACCAATTCCTAGTACGGACATGAGACCACGATTTCAGAGGATCTATATCTGCTTGGATGCTTGTAAACAGAGTTTTATGGTGTGCAGACCCATGATCGACCTTGATGGATGCTTCATCAAGACTCAATATGGGGGTCAACTTCTAACAGCCATTCGATGGGACCCCAATGATCATATTTTGCCAATTGCCTATGCTGTTGTTGAAGCAGAGACGAAAGACTCGTGGAGATggtttttttttgaatttgtgtGATGATTTGGGAGTTGATAAGATCAGATGGTATACATTCATGAGTGACCAACAAAAGGTAACTCTCAACCTAAACTTGTATAATTAATTCTGTCTTTAATTCATGTTGTGCTATTATTGACTGGTGATGTTTTTAAATTCTGCTTCAAAGGGATTGATCCCTATCTTTGATGAGTTGCTGCCTGGAATAGACCACAGGTTTTGTGTCAGGCACTTATATAGCAACTTCAGAAAAAGGTTCCCAGGTGTTCAGCTAAAGATGATGATGTAGAAGGCTGCAAAGGCAACATATGTCCAGGAGTGGGAGAGGAGGATGAAGGAGATTTA from Arachis stenosperma cultivar V10309 chromosome 9, arast.V10309.gnm1.PFL2, whole genome shotgun sequence encodes the following:
- the LOC130951522 gene encoding auxin-induced protein IAA4, which codes for MATSASAYENDIKNLKATELTLGLPGTHLQQNIPIIDQEKSSASSSSNKRPLQLPHEETSPAQDCGSKCSNIAKNTDDDAAPPPSKAKIVGWPPIRSYRKNSLQEQSEAAGGIYVKVSMDGAPYLRKIDLKIYGGYPQLLKALENMFKLTIGEYSEKEGYKGSDYAPTYEDKDGDWMLVGDVPWDMFVTSCKRLRIMKGSEARGLGCAV